From a single Halodesulfovibrio marinisediminis DSM 17456 genomic region:
- a CDS encoding alkaline phosphatase family protein, producing MRKLIVCIADGAADDPSLCPKGTPLERAETPFLDSMTRHSVAGLCYTIPDGFSPDSDVGNMSLFGYDPAKYHNGRAPIEAAALGIQTSENDLIWRVTFCRTENEIITEPCASSLTQKEGKVLIAALNAACDDSSYTFMANKAYRHLMIQKNGRILLEEHNRKLTQQGKSPLVTSGPHMLQHMPLHGELSRYPASLQAIIQKASQVLTSHTAKTNALWLWGEGNAYTLPDFATKYTSNACIISGIPLLHGLGHMAGMQVITHPAFTGHPDTDLTAKANAALAFLQEPQNNIAFIHVEAPDHCGHIGDAEGKRKAIERIDSELLPILLDKMPSACIAITADHLTPAATKSHAHGAVPFIAYHRELPEQTAVQRFTEAECKKGVHLSKDTILLSELKQYYLTATATDKDLNLKK from the coding sequence ATGCGGAAACTCATAGTCTGCATCGCTGACGGTGCAGCAGACGATCCTTCCCTGTGCCCTAAAGGCACACCTCTGGAACGTGCAGAGACTCCGTTTCTAGATTCTATGACCCGCCACAGTGTGGCGGGTCTTTGCTATACCATTCCTGATGGCTTCAGTCCTGACTCCGACGTAGGCAACATGTCCCTATTCGGATACGACCCAGCAAAATACCATAACGGACGTGCGCCCATTGAGGCCGCAGCACTCGGGATTCAAACATCTGAAAACGACCTCATTTGGCGCGTAACATTCTGCCGTACCGAAAACGAGATTATTACAGAGCCGTGCGCCTCCTCACTCACCCAAAAGGAAGGAAAAGTGCTCATTGCAGCACTGAACGCAGCATGTGACGATTCGTCCTACACCTTTATGGCAAACAAGGCGTACCGTCACCTGATGATACAAAAAAACGGTCGCATTCTTCTTGAAGAACACAACCGTAAACTTACCCAGCAGGGGAAATCACCACTTGTAACCTCAGGTCCCCATATGCTGCAACACATGCCATTGCATGGAGAGTTGAGCCGCTATCCAGCGTCATTACAAGCCATCATCCAAAAAGCTTCACAAGTTCTTACGAGCCATACTGCCAAAACAAACGCCCTGTGGTTATGGGGAGAAGGCAACGCATACACGTTGCCTGATTTTGCCACAAAGTATACGTCGAATGCATGTATCATTTCCGGCATTCCGCTCCTGCATGGCCTTGGGCATATGGCGGGTATGCAAGTCATCACGCACCCTGCGTTCACCGGCCATCCAGATACTGACCTTACTGCAAAAGCAAATGCCGCGTTAGCCTTCCTGCAGGAACCACAAAACAATATTGCTTTCATTCATGTAGAAGCTCCCGATCATTGCGGACACATTGGTGATGCCGAAGGAAAACGGAAAGCCATTGAACGAATCGACAGCGAACTCTTACCGATTCTTCTCGACAAGATGCCTAGCGCTTGCATTGCTATAACAGCAGACCATTTAACGCCTGCTGCCACAAAATCCCATGCGCATGGAGCAGTACCGTTTATCGCGTACCATCGAGAACTGCCGGAACAGACTGCAGTACAAAGATTTACCGAAGCAGAGTGTAAAAAAGGAGTGCATCTATCTAAAGACACAATCCTGCTCTCCGAGCTTAAACAATATTATCTTACTGCTACGGCAACAGACAAAGACCTGAATCTGAAAAAGTAA